TTCATCATATGAAAGCTCAGAGTCCATTGCATCTTGGAAGCCCTCAGGTAAAGGGGTATTTGGAATCTGTCCACCCATATGCATACGGATATGTTGCTGCAGGACAACAGCATTAGTAAACTTTTTCTGACAAATTGGACATGAATGTTGAACTCTTAATGGAGGTTTTGCCCGATGAACACCAAAATGAGTTTTCAAGTTTCCCTTAGTAGTAAAAGCACGtccacaaattttgcatttaaatggTCTCTCTCCTGTATGGGTTCTGTAATGCATCTTAAGAGCACTCTGACAACTAAGCACTCGGTGACAAATGACACATTGATTTGGATCTGTCATTTTTTTATCAATGTTCTCAACTAGTTGTTGCAGTTTTGATGTTTCTGATGTTTGCATAGACTCTAGAAGACCACCAAATGGAAATTTTGCTTTGAAGGGGTCAGGCATAGATGGAAGCACTGGATTTGGGAGGCTTGTTGATATACTGGTATCTGTTAGCGTGGGAATAGATGTTGTCACAGGAGAGGATATCTGTCCACTCGCAGGTTGTTCTGCTGTTCTTACAATGGTAGGAGGAAGGGCAATGGGTTCTGTTTTTGGGACAGCAGTTGTGACTGTCTGAGTAGATTGTGGAGATTCTGCGGATGTTACCATGGATGTTTCATTATGATTTATGCCTGGAGACAAAGAGTTGCATTCACTTGATGCAGGAGATGGTCTTTGAGGTGATCTACTTATTGGGGTAATGCAGGGGGAATCGCCATAGCTGTTAATACCTGGTATTGTGGGGGGGAGTTGCAACCCAATAGATGTTGATATTGTTGGTAATACTGGCTTGCTATCTAACCATGTGGTTACTGGCTTTTCAGGAGGAAGAGACATCCCATATGGTATTCCAGAACTAGTTGGAACATTGTCTAGATATTCTGGAACAGGATATGGATTCATCTGAATATGGGGATACTTTTCTTTATGTCTTTGAAAATGAACTTTCAAATTGCCTTTTGTGGAAAATCGATTTCCACATATATTACATTTAAAAGGCCTTTCACCTGTATGAGAGCGCAAATGGATCTGTAAAGCACTATCACTTCCAAAAACCTTGGCACAAAATCTGCATTTATGTTTAAAAAATGGGTCCTCAGAAGTAGACTTGGTCTCAAACACAGATACATTCGGTGGCTTTCCCTTGCGATGTTTCATAAGTGCAGAAAGGGGATCTAATGCATTAGCAGTTGCAGCTATGCTTGCTAATGGATTGGGGAAGATCACACTATTTGAAGAACTCTGAGGTAGAAGTGGGCTTGGCAAACTAGAAGGTGAGGTGAGGATATTTCCATGTCCAATTGAAGGAGGAGTAGATGAGCTCTGAGGATAAGTAGTACTGATCGTTGTATTGGGCACAGGACTTGGAGTTACTGATGTTGATTTAGCATTTGTTAATGTGCTTGTTTCTGTTGGTGGACAAGAGACAGAACATGGGATATTTGGGGTACTTGCCCCAGAGGCAGGTTGTGATGTGTGTTGTGGATTTTCAAATGATGTTTGTTGGTTGCTAGATACTGATCCTGCAAGGGTAGCTGTGACTACCGGTGTTAACTGAAGGCTTGGATGTGCAGTAAAGCTTTGCAGCTGACTGGGTGTTGGAATTGGAGGATTTTGTGTTGCAACTGAAGGGGTCAATGGAGGACGTAGTGGCTGGCGATTCATCAGTGCGACCTGACTGCGTATTTGTTCAATGAGTTGCAGTTGGTGGATCTGCTGCTGTTGTAGTGCCATCAATTGTTCTAGAATCATTGGAATTGCCATAGctgtagctgcagtggcagcaccTGTGCCACCTATACACCGCGCACTCTGTGAAAACTGGGCAACTGCCACTTTTGTACTTTGAAGAGTCTCTAATGTAACATTAGTGTTTGGCATGTTGTAATTAGTCATGGAAGATGGATCAGGTATCTGAGGTAGAGGAGTAGAAGTGTTTGAGGCTTCttgatttggaaaaattttttcttCAGTGGTTTCAACCTCCATGGGTTCCTCTTCCTTTTCTGTTTCTTTTAGATCACAAGTTTCATTATTTTCTACCGGGACAGCTTCCTCTGCAGTCTCGCTCTCTGCGTGATCACTTGAAGAGCTTGCAGGAGATGGCTCGGGAAACTCTTCTGAGGCTGATGCTGCTACATCATCATTTACAATCAGcacgagagggtttttagtgcaggTTTTCTTGTGCTCTAAGAAGTCAGTCCATTTGAAGAATTCAGCACAGCATTTTTCACAAACATTGGTCTCCTCACTTCCACTTCGGCTTTCATTCCCGCTATCCCCATCATCTGGTCCTTCCCCAGGTACTGCTAAAAGCAAATGAAAAGACTGCATAAGCTATTAAGCTGAAAGATAAAGTGTTCTACATTTGAAAATTTTGCACGAgtaaaatcaatattttttattttgtacaaattACCCCACTTCAACAATTTTCTATGACTCTTTTTACCTAGCTAATATTTTTCTTTGCGCAATCCATCAAATTATGAAGCTCTATCAATTGTGGATACTGCTTCTTAATGAAATTCCATAGAAGCCATTGATTTCCAATATTTTCATACAATTCACAGCAACCTTGTCTGTTGGGTACAAATCAAGCTTTTGATGGGCTCATTAGGATTCCCCTTTAGCATCAAGCTTCCTAATTTCCAGAAAAATTATAGATGCCTTTGCCAGTTCAGTTAACATTGCTAAACTAATCTGTAACCTTTCAAAGTTGAAGCAGTGCCTGACATCGAGCAGAACCTGTTATACGGACAGTCTTTGACTATCTATTTTGTCCTTTTCATAGCCAAGACGTATTAAATCCTTATTAATCTGTACAACTATGTATAATTGAAATACAATTATATTTAAAGATATTTCTTAATCAACTGCTTTTCATATAAATACTATTAAACTCCTACCTATCATGTAAGTTGGGCAACTATTAGTAGATCTGGTTGTGCTCTTTTGCAAACCTATAAGATCTTAATTACGTTAACCTTCGGCCTAAGCACTAAGAACTTTTAAAGATGTATTGTTAGCTTAAGAAAAAAACATTATATGTATAAAAGAGTTCATATATATGCAAACTGCTTCCCAAGCTG
This is a stretch of genomic DNA from Ranitomeya variabilis isolate aRanVar5 chromosome 6, aRanVar5.hap1, whole genome shotgun sequence. It encodes these proteins:
- the SALL3 gene encoding sal-like protein 3 isoform X3, with amino-acid sequence MSRRKQAKPQHLKSDEDIGSTEVLTDSNVPGEGPDDGDSGNESRSGSEETNVCEKCCAEFFKWTDFLEHKKTCTKNPLVLIVNDDVAASASEEFPEPSPASSSSDHAESETAEEAVPVENNETCDLKETEKEEEPMEVETTEEKIFPNQEASNTSTPLPQIPDPSSMTNYNMPNTNVTLETLQSTKVAVAQFSQSARCIGGTGAATAATAMAIPMILEQLMALQQQQIHQLQLIEQIRSQVALMNRQPLRPPLTPSVATQNPPIPTPSQLQSFTAHPSLQLTPVVTATLAGSVSSNQQTSFENPQHTSQPASGASTPNIPCSVSCPPTETSTLTNAKSTSVTPSPVPNTTISTTYPQSSSTPPSIGHGNILTSPSSLPSPLLPQSSSNSVIFPNPLASIAATANALDPLSALMKHRKGKPPNVSVFETKSTSEDPFFKHKCRFCAKVFGSDSALQIHLRSHTGERPFKCNICGNRFSTKGNLKVHFQRHKEKYPHIQMNPYPVPEYLDNVPTSSGIPYGMSLPPEKPVTTWLDSKPVLPTISTSIGLQLPPTIPGINSYGDSPCITPISRSPQRPSPASSECNSLSPGINHNETSMVTSAESPQSTQTVTTAVPKTEPIALPPTIVRTAEQPASGQISSPVTTSIPTLTDTSISTSLPNPVLPSMPDPFKAKFPFGGLLESMQTSETSKLQQLVENIDKKMTDPNQCVICHRVLSCQSALKMHYRTHTGERPFKCKICGRAFTTKGNLKTHFGVHRAKPPLRVQHSCPICQKKFTNAVVLQQHIRMHMGGQIPNTPLPEGFQDAMDSELSYDEKNFETLSNYDEDFDDNSMDDDLDMKDTNDPTKPLIPYPESSPSSPPTVISSIAALENQMKMMDSVMNAQQFIGLKTLENGLGESDRLSNDSSSAAGDLESQSAGSPAMSETSSSMQVLSPAHSHSESIRSKSPHVVNQEEPPELQLKTEKPDSPLPAPEIEGALDLTSTNPVRPIIKEEAPFSLLFLSRERGPSQTTTSLVTSTAPAMIKMEVNGHTKPISLGEGPHLPAGIQVPAAPQTAMSPGINPMLAPPPRRTPKQHNCHSCGKTFSSASALQIHERTHTGEKPFGCTICGRAFTTKGNLKVHMGTHMWNNAPARRGRRLSVENPMALLGGDALKFSEMFQKDLAARAMNVDPSFWNQYAAAITNGLAMKNNEISVIQNGGIPQLPVSLGGSALPPLSNMSSGMDRTRTGSSPPIISLDKVGSDSIVTRPFTRFIEETKEIGIN
- the SALL3 gene encoding sal-like protein 3 isoform X4 — encoded protein: MPAPALSAGELLPGSAKVPGEGPDDGDSGNESRSGSEETNVCEKCCAEFFKWTDFLEHKKTCTKNPLVLIVNDDVAASASEEFPEPSPASSSSDHAESETAEEAVPVENNETCDLKETEKEEEPMEVETTEEKIFPNQEASNTSTPLPQIPDPSSMTNYNMPNTNVTLETLQSTKVAVAQFSQSARCIGGTGAATAATAMAIPMILEQLMALQQQQIHQLQLIEQIRSQVALMNRQPLRPPLTPSVATQNPPIPTPSQLQSFTAHPSLQLTPVVTATLAGSVSSNQQTSFENPQHTSQPASGASTPNIPCSVSCPPTETSTLTNAKSTSVTPSPVPNTTISTTYPQSSSTPPSIGHGNILTSPSSLPSPLLPQSSSNSVIFPNPLASIAATANALDPLSALMKHRKGKPPNVSVFETKSTSEDPFFKHKCRFCAKVFGSDSALQIHLRSHTGERPFKCNICGNRFSTKGNLKVHFQRHKEKYPHIQMNPYPVPEYLDNVPTSSGIPYGMSLPPEKPVTTWLDSKPVLPTISTSIGLQLPPTIPGINSYGDSPCITPISRSPQRPSPASSECNSLSPGINHNETSMVTSAESPQSTQTVTTAVPKTEPIALPPTIVRTAEQPASGQISSPVTTSIPTLTDTSISTSLPNPVLPSMPDPFKAKFPFGGLLESMQTSETSKLQQLVENIDKKMTDPNQCVICHRVLSCQSALKMHYRTHTGERPFKCKICGRAFTTKGNLKTHFGVHRAKPPLRVQHSCPICQKKFTNAVVLQQHIRMHMGGQIPNTPLPEGFQDAMDSELSYDEKNFETLSNYDEDFDDNSMDDDLDMKDTNDPTKPLIPYPESSPSSPPTVISSIAALENQMKMMDSVMNAQQFIGLKTLENGLGESDRLSNDSSSAAGDLESQSAGSPAMSETSSSMQVLSPAHSHSESIRSKSPHVVNQEEPPELQLKTEKPDSPLPAPEIEGALDLTSTNPVRPIIKEEAPFSLLFLSRERGPSQTTTSLVTSTAPAMIKMEVNGHTKPISLGEGPHLPAGIQVPAAPQTAMSPGINPMLAPPPRRTPKQHNCHSCGKTFSSASALQIHERTHTGEKPFGCTICGRAFTTKGNLKVHMGTHMWNNAPARRGRRLSVENPMALLGGDALKFSEMFQKDLAARAMNVDPSFWNQYAAAITNGLAMKNNEISVIQNGGIPQLPVSLGGSALPPLSNMSSGMDRTRTGSSPPIISLDKVGSDSIVTRPFTRFIEETKEIGIN
- the SALL3 gene encoding sal-like protein 3 isoform X2, encoding MSRRKQAKPQHLKSDEDIGSTEVLTDSNAVPGEGPDDGDSGNESRSGSEETNVCEKCCAEFFKWTDFLEHKKTCTKNPLVLIVNDDVAASASEEFPEPSPASSSSDHAESETAEEAVPVENNETCDLKETEKEEEPMEVETTEEKIFPNQEASNTSTPLPQIPDPSSMTNYNMPNTNVTLETLQSTKVAVAQFSQSARCIGGTGAATAATAMAIPMILEQLMALQQQQIHQLQLIEQIRSQVALMNRQPLRPPLTPSVATQNPPIPTPSQLQSFTAHPSLQLTPVVTATLAGSVSSNQQTSFENPQHTSQPASGASTPNIPCSVSCPPTETSTLTNAKSTSVTPSPVPNTTISTTYPQSSSTPPSIGHGNILTSPSSLPSPLLPQSSSNSVIFPNPLASIAATANALDPLSALMKHRKGKPPNVSVFETKSTSEDPFFKHKCRFCAKVFGSDSALQIHLRSHTGERPFKCNICGNRFSTKGNLKVHFQRHKEKYPHIQMNPYPVPEYLDNVPTSSGIPYGMSLPPEKPVTTWLDSKPVLPTISTSIGLQLPPTIPGINSYGDSPCITPISRSPQRPSPASSECNSLSPGINHNETSMVTSAESPQSTQTVTTAVPKTEPIALPPTIVRTAEQPASGQISSPVTTSIPTLTDTSISTSLPNPVLPSMPDPFKAKFPFGGLLESMQTSETSKLQQLVENIDKKMTDPNQCVICHRVLSCQSALKMHYRTHTGERPFKCKICGRAFTTKGNLKTHFGVHRAKPPLRVQHSCPICQKKFTNAVVLQQHIRMHMGGQIPNTPLPEGFQDAMDSELSYDEKNFETLSNYDEDFDDNSMDDDLDMKDTNDPTKPLIPYPESSPSSPPTVISSIAALENQMKMMDSVMNAQQFIGLKTLENGLGESDRLSNDSSSAAGDLESQSAGSPAMSETSSSMQVLSPAHSHSESIRSKSPHVVNQEEPPELQLKTEKPDSPLPAPEIEGALDLTSTNPVRPIIKEEAPFSLLFLSRERGPSQTTTSLVTSTAPAMIKMEVNGHTKPISLGEGPHLPAGIQVPAAPQTAMSPGINPMLAPPPRRTPKQHNCHSCGKTFSSASALQIHERTHTGEKPFGCTICGRAFTTKGNLKVHMGTHMWNNAPARRGRRLSVENPMALLGGDALKFSEMFQKDLAARAMNVDPSFWNQYAAAITNGLAMKNNEISVIQNGGIPQLPVSLGGSALPPLSNMSSGMDRTRTGSSPPIISLDKVGSDSIVTRPFTRFIEETKEIGIN
- the SALL3 gene encoding sal-like protein 3 isoform X5, whose protein sequence is MSQTHTQEEAHSMPAPALSAGELLPGSAKAVPGEGPDDGDSGNESRSGSEETNVCEKCCAEFFKWTDFLEHKKTCTKNPLVLIVNDDVAASASEEFPEPSPASSSSDHAESETAEEAVPVENNETCDLKETEKEEEPMEVETTEEKIFPNQEASNTSTPLPQIPDPSSMTNYNMPNTNVTLETLQSTKVAVAQFSQSARCIGGTGAATAATAMAIPMILEQLMALQQQQIHQLQLIEQIRSQVALMNRQPLRPPLTPSVATQNPPIPTPSQLQSFTAHPSLQLTPVVTATLAGSVSSNQQTSFENPQHTSQPASGASTPNIPCSVSCPPTETSTLTNAKSTSVTPSPVPNTTISTTYPQSSSTPPSIGHGNILTSPSSLPSPLLPQSSSNSVIFPNPLASIAATANALDPLSALMKHRKGKPPNVSVFETKSTSEDPFFKHKCRFCAKVFGSDSALQIHLRSHTGERPFKCNICGNRFSTKGNLKVHFQRHKEKYPHIQMNPYPVPEYLDNVPTSSGIPYGMSLPPEKPVTTWLDSKPVLPTISTSIGLQLPPTIPGINSYGDSPCITPISRSPQRPSPASSECNSLSPGINHNETSMVTSAESPQSTQTVTTAVPKTEPIALPPTIVRTAEQPASGQISSPVTTSIPTLTDTSISTSLPNPVLPSMPDPFKAKFPFGGLLESMQTSETSKLQQLVENIDKKMTDPNQCVICHRVLSCQSALKMHYRTHTGERPFKCKICGRAFTTKGNLKTHFGVHRAKPPLRVQHSCPICQKKFTNAVVLQQHIRMHMGGQIPNTPLPEGFQDAMDSELSYDEKNFETLSNYDEDFDDNSMDDDLDMKDTNDPTKPLIPYPESSPSSPPTVISSIAALENQMKMMDSVMNAQQFIGLKTLENGLGESDRLSNDSSSAAGDLESQSAGSPAMSETSSSMQVLSPAHSHSESIRSKSPHVVNQEEPPELQLKTEKPDSPLPAPEIEGALDLTSTNPVRPIIKEEAPFSLLFLSRERGPYGDSHVE
- the SALL3 gene encoding sal-like protein 3 isoform X1, which produces MSQTHTQEEAHSMPAPALSAGELLPGSAKAVPGEGPDDGDSGNESRSGSEETNVCEKCCAEFFKWTDFLEHKKTCTKNPLVLIVNDDVAASASEEFPEPSPASSSSDHAESETAEEAVPVENNETCDLKETEKEEEPMEVETTEEKIFPNQEASNTSTPLPQIPDPSSMTNYNMPNTNVTLETLQSTKVAVAQFSQSARCIGGTGAATAATAMAIPMILEQLMALQQQQIHQLQLIEQIRSQVALMNRQPLRPPLTPSVATQNPPIPTPSQLQSFTAHPSLQLTPVVTATLAGSVSSNQQTSFENPQHTSQPASGASTPNIPCSVSCPPTETSTLTNAKSTSVTPSPVPNTTISTTYPQSSSTPPSIGHGNILTSPSSLPSPLLPQSSSNSVIFPNPLASIAATANALDPLSALMKHRKGKPPNVSVFETKSTSEDPFFKHKCRFCAKVFGSDSALQIHLRSHTGERPFKCNICGNRFSTKGNLKVHFQRHKEKYPHIQMNPYPVPEYLDNVPTSSGIPYGMSLPPEKPVTTWLDSKPVLPTISTSIGLQLPPTIPGINSYGDSPCITPISRSPQRPSPASSECNSLSPGINHNETSMVTSAESPQSTQTVTTAVPKTEPIALPPTIVRTAEQPASGQISSPVTTSIPTLTDTSISTSLPNPVLPSMPDPFKAKFPFGGLLESMQTSETSKLQQLVENIDKKMTDPNQCVICHRVLSCQSALKMHYRTHTGERPFKCKICGRAFTTKGNLKTHFGVHRAKPPLRVQHSCPICQKKFTNAVVLQQHIRMHMGGQIPNTPLPEGFQDAMDSELSYDEKNFETLSNYDEDFDDNSMDDDLDMKDTNDPTKPLIPYPESSPSSPPTVISSIAALENQMKMMDSVMNAQQFIGLKTLENGLGESDRLSNDSSSAAGDLESQSAGSPAMSETSSSMQVLSPAHSHSESIRSKSPHVVNQEEPPELQLKTEKPDSPLPAPEIEGALDLTSTNPVRPIIKEEAPFSLLFLSRERGPSQTTTSLVTSTAPAMIKMEVNGHTKPISLGEGPHLPAGIQVPAAPQTAMSPGINPMLAPPPRRTPKQHNCHSCGKTFSSASALQIHERTHTGEKPFGCTICGRAFTTKGNLKVHMGTHMWNNAPARRGRRLSVENPMALLGGDALKFSEMFQKDLAARAMNVDPSFWNQYAAAITNGLAMKNNEISVIQNGGIPQLPVSLGGSALPPLSNMSSGMDRTRTGSSPPIISLDKVGSDSIVTRPFTRFIEETKEIGIN